The Nicotiana sylvestris chromosome 6, ASM39365v2, whole genome shotgun sequence genomic sequence ATCGTTCCCAATAGATATTAGACCCTATATAGCTTATTGGCCGCCAGCAAAAACAAAGGGAATAACCTAAGCAATATATACAAACCCTGACTCAAACACGCCTTTATACTATCACTTTTCACATAATACCATGGTCGGCTTCCACAACCAAGTATACATGAGGAAAAAGAAGATTGTTGCCATTGGTAATTTATGTATTCCGCACCAGATTATCTTTGAAATTCTAAAAGAGGTTCCTGCCAAGTCTCTAATGCGTTTTAGGTGCGTTTCGAAATTATTTTGCTCCCTTATATCAGAACCCTTATTCATTGAAGCACATCAAAAATGTTCCGTGGCTCAATTTCATGTAAGTGGCTCATCTTTGACGACTCGCGAACATGTCCTTAAGTACTTGAATCAGTCATGTTTTAGTGAGCTTGACAATCTAGAATATATCGATGGCCTAGTTTGTCTATGGAACGATGTTGGAGAAGTTGCTATTGGCAATCCTTTCACAAAAGAATATGTCTTTCTTCCTCGTCAAATACCTAAAGAGAAAGGTTACATGGCTTGTTGCTCCCTGGGTTTTGATCCCATCACCAAGAAACATAAAGTATTCAAGGCACACAAACGTATTATACACGGGGatcaaaattcatgtgaagtgACATGCTCGATTTTCACCATTGGAGTGGACAAATCATGGAGGGAGATACCCGATTGCCCCATATTTTCCCCTGCAAGATATAATTGTGTTTATATTGGCGGGGTCATTTATTATGTACATAGACTTGCAAAGCTTTACAACCTTGCTGCATTCAGTGTCGGAGATGAAAAGTTAATTAGAACGATCTTGTCCCCTGATGAGGTATCGACTTCAAAATTTCCACCA encodes the following:
- the LOC104241546 gene encoding putative F-box protein At1g32420, with amino-acid sequence MRKKKIVAIGNLCIPHQIIFEILKEVPAKSLMRFRCVSKLFCSLISEPLFIEAHQKCSVAQFHVSGSSLTTREHVLKYLNQSCFSELDNLEYIDGLVCLWNDVGEVAIGNPFTKEYVFLPRQIPKEKGYMACCSLGFDPITKKHKVFKAHKRIIHGDQNSCEVTCSIFTIGVDKSWREIPDCPIFSPARYNCVYIGGVIYYVHRLAKLYNLAAFSVGDEKLIRTILSPDEVSTSKFPPKLVEIKGQVALLDRRNFRVDGNIRLYVFNGTGKTETWVKHIIELPSKSIKIDFLPSFNSNPKGEIVLIPDSTSRIFPLFLRDIAKKEWTKVEMHGIYERGLCVSWISLLLNLVESVWSLR